One genomic segment of Pseudomonas fortuita includes these proteins:
- the gspK gene encoding type II secretion system minor pseudopilin GspK produces MGGRQQQGAALLMVMVVLAMLAAGMAWLVEDGRRQVDEVRLLHQRIQVRAMEQAGLAYAEQALRDPAWRLSPLFWQALRGQPLNYDFGAGQAQLRVRDQHTCFNVNALLGADGERAERQLRHLLGDDMAAERLVDALADWLDADSDTRLQGAESAQYLRQQPPRLAANQPMLDTSELNLLLEPDASRQARYPMLCALPEITGWRLNANALGLEHLPLLEALYEGRYSRSLLSRIISGRPASGYVDAAALRQALGAVDDETFERLSEGLLLNSGYFLLQLSFEEEGRVIRSEFQVEALGVVQWHARVPAQQVRVRSREPMAW; encoded by the coding sequence ATGGGTGGCAGGCAACAGCAGGGTGCGGCCCTGCTGATGGTGATGGTGGTGCTGGCAATGCTGGCGGCGGGCATGGCCTGGTTGGTGGAAGATGGCCGGCGCCAGGTGGATGAAGTGCGCCTGCTGCACCAGCGCATACAGGTGCGGGCTATGGAGCAGGCCGGCCTGGCCTATGCCGAGCAGGCTCTGCGCGACCCCGCCTGGCGGCTTAGCCCGCTGTTCTGGCAGGCCTTGCGGGGGCAGCCGCTGAATTACGACTTTGGCGCCGGGCAGGCGCAGCTGCGGGTGCGCGACCAGCACACCTGCTTCAACGTCAATGCGCTGCTGGGTGCCGATGGCGAGCGCGCCGAGCGCCAATTGCGTCACCTGCTGGGCGACGACATGGCCGCCGAACGCCTGGTCGATGCGCTGGCCGACTGGCTCGACGCCGACAGCGACACCCGCCTGCAGGGCGCCGAAAGTGCCCAGTACCTGCGCCAGCAACCGCCGCGCCTGGCGGCCAACCAGCCGATGCTCGACACCAGCGAACTGAACCTGTTGCTGGAGCCGGACGCCAGCCGCCAAGCGCGTTATCCGATGCTGTGCGCCTTGCCCGAGATCACCGGCTGGCGTCTGAACGCCAATGCGCTCGGGCTGGAGCACCTCCCGTTGCTGGAAGCGCTGTACGAAGGGCGCTATTCGCGGTCGCTGCTCAGCCGCATCATCAGCGGGCGGCCGGCGTCGGGGTATGTGGATGCGGCCGCGTTGCGCCAGGCGCTAGGGGCGGTGGATGACGAAACGTTTGAACGGCTGAGTGAGGGTTTGCTGCTCAACAGCGGGTACTTCCTGCTGCAGCTGTCGTTCGAGGAAGAGGGGCGGGTGATACGCAGCGAGTTTCAGGTGGAGGCGCTGGGAGTGGTGCAATGGCATGCCCGGGTGCCGGCGCAGCAGGTGCGGGTGCGTAGCCGGGAGCCGATGGCCTGGTAG